A portion of the Mauremys reevesii isolate NIE-2019 linkage group 18, ASM1616193v1, whole genome shotgun sequence genome contains these proteins:
- the TMEM116 gene encoding transmembrane protein 116 isoform X2: MALAAQAAGLNVTRLDGDWQIYSAIKWIQFVMATLSVIGSSSIIAYAVFQNVVRSPEVRPLFYLSLSDLFLGMCWLIGALLYTTPTTNQDVVCYNLQTTGQIFYVASFLYTVNYTWHLYMDLKVKYNQNLYSMSPLALDHANCIGRIATILSSVIPFLLMVPVFCLGNSSDCYQNFSQNNGCLLMHTEAAMLTGQLQTHGGSVCSVIYFYGVGVFLVSFLISFIAIMVLLIQARALYKRFINSTGFLGDQQWAMIKIVEQRVVFYPIAFFCCWGPAILLGIVKLTVSVNSRICMVLYILQVTRTKISKTSSPHPIRASRCWKHCEKIRSYVILDHKWSSKALKTLVE, from the exons ATGGCCCTCGCAGCGCAGGCGGCCGGGCTCAATGTCACCCGGCTGGACGGGGACTGGCAG ATTTACTCTGCTATAAAATGGATACAGTTTGTCATGGCCACTTTAAG TGTTATAGGTTCCAGCTCAATTATTGCCTATGCTGTCTTTCAAAATGTAGTGAGATCCCCAGAG GTGCGCCCTCTGTTCTACCTGAGCCTCTCTGACCTGTTTCTGGGGATGTGCTGGCTCATTGGGGCGCTTCTCTATACCACGCCAACCACAAATCAAGATGTTGTCTGCTATAATCTTCAAACAACTGGTCAG atattTTATGTAGCCTCTTTTCTGTACACTGTCAACTATACCTGGCATCTGTACATGGATTTAAAGGTGAAATACAATCAGAACCTGTACAGCATGTCCCCTCTG GCTTTAGATCATGCAAATTGCATTGGCCGAATAGCAACAATTTTGTCCAG CGTCATCCCTTTCCTATTAATGGTTCCTGTGTTTTGTCTGGGCAACAGCAGTGATTGCTACCAGAACTTCAGCCAGAACAACGG GTGTCTCCTGATGCACACAGAAGCAGCCATGCTCACTGGCCAGCTGCAAACCCACGGTGGCTCTGTTTGTTCTGTGATATATTTCTATGGTGTTGGAGTCTTCCTGGTCTCTTTCCTGATCAGCTTCATAGCCATTATG GTTCTTCTCATCCAAGCCCGAGCTTTGTACAAAAGGTTCATAAACTCAACAGGATTCCTGGGTGATCAACAGTGGGCAATGATAAAGATAGTGGAACAACGAGTGGTTTTCTACCCTATCGCTTTCTTCTGTTGTTGGGGCCCAG CCATCCTCCTCGGAATAGTGAAGTTGACTGTTTCAGTGAACAGCAGAATCTGCATGGTTCTTTATATTCTACAG GTCACAAGAACGAAAATAAGTAAGACCTCGTCTCCTCACCCTATTAGGGCTTCTAGGTGCTGGAAACACTGTGAGAAGATCAGATCTTATGTTATTCTGGACCATAAATGGAGTTCTAAGGCATTAAAAACCCTGGTGGAATAG
- the TMEM116 gene encoding transmembrane protein 116 isoform X6, with protein sequence MALAAQAAGLNVTRLDGDWQIYSAIKWIQFVMATLSVIGSSSIIAYAVFQNVVRSPEVRPLFYLSLSDLFLGMCWLIGALLYTTPTTNQDVVCYNLQTTGQIFYVASFLYTVNYTWHLYMDLKVKYNQNLYSMSPLALDHANCIGRIATILSSVIPFLLMVPVFCLGNSSDCYQNFSQNNGCLLMHTEAAMLTGQLQTHGGSVCSVIYFYGVGVFLVSFLISFIAIMVLLIQARALYKRFINSTGFLGDQQWAMIKIVEQRVVFYPIAFFCCWGPGSNSSFPGAPKLHRLWVDPAHVPLHETQCLP encoded by the exons ATGGCCCTCGCAGCGCAGGCGGCCGGGCTCAATGTCACCCGGCTGGACGGGGACTGGCAG ATTTACTCTGCTATAAAATGGATACAGTTTGTCATGGCCACTTTAAG TGTTATAGGTTCCAGCTCAATTATTGCCTATGCTGTCTTTCAAAATGTAGTGAGATCCCCAGAG GTGCGCCCTCTGTTCTACCTGAGCCTCTCTGACCTGTTTCTGGGGATGTGCTGGCTCATTGGGGCGCTTCTCTATACCACGCCAACCACAAATCAAGATGTTGTCTGCTATAATCTTCAAACAACTGGTCAG atattTTATGTAGCCTCTTTTCTGTACACTGTCAACTATACCTGGCATCTGTACATGGATTTAAAGGTGAAATACAATCAGAACCTGTACAGCATGTCCCCTCTG GCTTTAGATCATGCAAATTGCATTGGCCGAATAGCAACAATTTTGTCCAG CGTCATCCCTTTCCTATTAATGGTTCCTGTGTTTTGTCTGGGCAACAGCAGTGATTGCTACCAGAACTTCAGCCAGAACAACGG GTGTCTCCTGATGCACACAGAAGCAGCCATGCTCACTGGCCAGCTGCAAACCCACGGTGGCTCTGTTTGTTCTGTGATATATTTCTATGGTGTTGGAGTCTTCCTGGTCTCTTTCCTGATCAGCTTCATAGCCATTATG GTTCTTCTCATCCAAGCCCGAGCTTTGTACAAAAGGTTCATAAACTCAACAGGATTCCTGGGTGATCAACAGTGGGCAATGATAAAGATAGTGGAACAACGAGTGGTTTTCTACCCTATCGCTTTCTTCTGTTGTTGGGGCCCAG GCTCTAACAGCAGCTTCCCAGGGGCTCCTAAACTGCATCGTTTATGGGTGGACCCAGCACACGTTCCGCTGCATGAAACGCAATGCTTGCCGTGA
- the TMEM116 gene encoding transmembrane protein 116 isoform X7, which yields MCWLIGALLYTTPTTNQDVVCYNLQTTGQIFYVASFLYTVNYTWHLYMDLKVKYNQNLYSMSPLALDHANCIGRIATILSSVIPFLLMVPVFCLGNSSDCYQNFSQNNGCLLMHTEAAMLTGQLQTHGGSVCSVIYFYGVGVFLVSFLISFIAIMVLLIQARALYKRFINSTGFLGDQQWAMIKIVEQRVVFYPIAFFCCWGPAILLGIVKLTVSVNSRICMVLYILQALTAASQGLLNCIVYGWTQHTFRCMKRNACRDIDTQTPLLRSQKKYYASTYPTSTQAAAVATSTAL from the exons ATGTGCTGGCTCATTGGGGCGCTTCTCTATACCACGCCAACCACAAATCAAGATGTTGTCTGCTATAATCTTCAAACAACTGGTCAG atattTTATGTAGCCTCTTTTCTGTACACTGTCAACTATACCTGGCATCTGTACATGGATTTAAAGGTGAAATACAATCAGAACCTGTACAGCATGTCCCCTCTG GCTTTAGATCATGCAAATTGCATTGGCCGAATAGCAACAATTTTGTCCAG CGTCATCCCTTTCCTATTAATGGTTCCTGTGTTTTGTCTGGGCAACAGCAGTGATTGCTACCAGAACTTCAGCCAGAACAACGG GTGTCTCCTGATGCACACAGAAGCAGCCATGCTCACTGGCCAGCTGCAAACCCACGGTGGCTCTGTTTGTTCTGTGATATATTTCTATGGTGTTGGAGTCTTCCTGGTCTCTTTCCTGATCAGCTTCATAGCCATTATG GTTCTTCTCATCCAAGCCCGAGCTTTGTACAAAAGGTTCATAAACTCAACAGGATTCCTGGGTGATCAACAGTGGGCAATGATAAAGATAGTGGAACAACGAGTGGTTTTCTACCCTATCGCTTTCTTCTGTTGTTGGGGCCCAG CCATCCTCCTCGGAATAGTGAAGTTGACTGTTTCAGTGAACAGCAGAATCTGCATGGTTCTTTATATTCTACAG GCTCTAACAGCAGCTTCCCAGGGGCTCCTAAACTGCATCGTTTATGGGTGGACCCAGCACACGTTCCGCTGCATGAAACGCAATGCTTGCCGTGACATCGACACACAGACACCTCTCTTACGTTCCCAGAAGAAGTACTATGCCAGCACGTACCCCACCAGCACCCAGGCAGCAGCTGTAGCTACATCCACGGCGTTGTGA
- the TMEM116 gene encoding transmembrane protein 116 isoform X3 encodes MSPGWTGTGSVIGSSSIIAYAVFQNVVRSPEVRPLFYLSLSDLFLGMCWLIGALLYTTPTTNQDVVCYNLQTTGQIFYVASFLYTVNYTWHLYMDLKVKYNQNLYSMSPLALDHANCIGRIATILSSVIPFLLMVPVFCLGNSSDCYQNFSQNNGCLLMHTEAAMLTGQLQTHGGSVCSVIYFYGVGVFLVSFLISFIAIMVLLIQARALYKRFINSTGFLGDQQWAMIKIVEQRVVFYPIAFFCCWGPAILLGIVKLTVSVNSRICMVLYILQALTAASQGLLNCIVYGWTQHTFRCMKRNACRDIDTQTPLLRSQKKYYASTYPTSTQAAAVATSTAL; translated from the exons ATGTCACCCGGCTGGACGGGGACTGGCAG TGTTATAGGTTCCAGCTCAATTATTGCCTATGCTGTCTTTCAAAATGTAGTGAGATCCCCAGAG GTGCGCCCTCTGTTCTACCTGAGCCTCTCTGACCTGTTTCTGGGGATGTGCTGGCTCATTGGGGCGCTTCTCTATACCACGCCAACCACAAATCAAGATGTTGTCTGCTATAATCTTCAAACAACTGGTCAG atattTTATGTAGCCTCTTTTCTGTACACTGTCAACTATACCTGGCATCTGTACATGGATTTAAAGGTGAAATACAATCAGAACCTGTACAGCATGTCCCCTCTG GCTTTAGATCATGCAAATTGCATTGGCCGAATAGCAACAATTTTGTCCAG CGTCATCCCTTTCCTATTAATGGTTCCTGTGTTTTGTCTGGGCAACAGCAGTGATTGCTACCAGAACTTCAGCCAGAACAACGG GTGTCTCCTGATGCACACAGAAGCAGCCATGCTCACTGGCCAGCTGCAAACCCACGGTGGCTCTGTTTGTTCTGTGATATATTTCTATGGTGTTGGAGTCTTCCTGGTCTCTTTCCTGATCAGCTTCATAGCCATTATG GTTCTTCTCATCCAAGCCCGAGCTTTGTACAAAAGGTTCATAAACTCAACAGGATTCCTGGGTGATCAACAGTGGGCAATGATAAAGATAGTGGAACAACGAGTGGTTTTCTACCCTATCGCTTTCTTCTGTTGTTGGGGCCCAG CCATCCTCCTCGGAATAGTGAAGTTGACTGTTTCAGTGAACAGCAGAATCTGCATGGTTCTTTATATTCTACAG GCTCTAACAGCAGCTTCCCAGGGGCTCCTAAACTGCATCGTTTATGGGTGGACCCAGCACACGTTCCGCTGCATGAAACGCAATGCTTGCCGTGACATCGACACACAGACACCTCTCTTACGTTCCCAGAAGAAGTACTATGCCAGCACGTACCCCACCAGCACCCAGGCAGCAGCTGTAGCTACATCCACGGCGTTGTGA
- the TMEM116 gene encoding transmembrane protein 116 isoform X4, giving the protein MATLSVIGSSSIIAYAVFQNVVRSPEVRPLFYLSLSDLFLGMCWLIGALLYTTPTTNQDVVCYNLQTTGQIFYVASFLYTVNYTWHLYMDLKVKYNQNLYSMSPLALDHANCIGRIATILSSVIPFLLMVPVFCLGNSSDCYQNFSQNNGCLLMHTEAAMLTGQLQTHGGSVCSVIYFYGVGVFLVSFLISFIAIMVLLIQARALYKRFINSTGFLGDQQWAMIKIVEQRVVFYPIAFFCCWGPAILLGIVKLTVSVNSRICMVLYILQALTAASQGLLNCIVYGWTQHTFRCMKRNACRDIDTQTPLLRSQKKYYASTYPTSTQAAAVATSTAL; this is encoded by the exons ATGGCCACTTTAAG TGTTATAGGTTCCAGCTCAATTATTGCCTATGCTGTCTTTCAAAATGTAGTGAGATCCCCAGAG GTGCGCCCTCTGTTCTACCTGAGCCTCTCTGACCTGTTTCTGGGGATGTGCTGGCTCATTGGGGCGCTTCTCTATACCACGCCAACCACAAATCAAGATGTTGTCTGCTATAATCTTCAAACAACTGGTCAG atattTTATGTAGCCTCTTTTCTGTACACTGTCAACTATACCTGGCATCTGTACATGGATTTAAAGGTGAAATACAATCAGAACCTGTACAGCATGTCCCCTCTG GCTTTAGATCATGCAAATTGCATTGGCCGAATAGCAACAATTTTGTCCAG CGTCATCCCTTTCCTATTAATGGTTCCTGTGTTTTGTCTGGGCAACAGCAGTGATTGCTACCAGAACTTCAGCCAGAACAACGG GTGTCTCCTGATGCACACAGAAGCAGCCATGCTCACTGGCCAGCTGCAAACCCACGGTGGCTCTGTTTGTTCTGTGATATATTTCTATGGTGTTGGAGTCTTCCTGGTCTCTTTCCTGATCAGCTTCATAGCCATTATG GTTCTTCTCATCCAAGCCCGAGCTTTGTACAAAAGGTTCATAAACTCAACAGGATTCCTGGGTGATCAACAGTGGGCAATGATAAAGATAGTGGAACAACGAGTGGTTTTCTACCCTATCGCTTTCTTCTGTTGTTGGGGCCCAG CCATCCTCCTCGGAATAGTGAAGTTGACTGTTTCAGTGAACAGCAGAATCTGCATGGTTCTTTATATTCTACAG GCTCTAACAGCAGCTTCCCAGGGGCTCCTAAACTGCATCGTTTATGGGTGGACCCAGCACACGTTCCGCTGCATGAAACGCAATGCTTGCCGTGACATCGACACACAGACACCTCTCTTACGTTCCCAGAAGAAGTACTATGCCAGCACGTACCCCACCAGCACCCAGGCAGCAGCTGTAGCTACATCCACGGCGTTGTGA
- the TMEM116 gene encoding transmembrane protein 116 isoform X1 produces MALAAQAAGLNVTRLDGDWQIYSAIKWIQFVMATLSVIGSSSIIAYAVFQNVVRSPEVRPLFYLSLSDLFLGMCWLIGALLYTTPTTNQDVVCYNLQTTGQIFYVASFLYTVNYTWHLYMDLKVKYNQNLYSMSPLALDHANCIGRIATILSSVIPFLLMVPVFCLGNSSDCYQNFSQNNGCLLMHTEAAMLTGQLQTHGGSVCSVIYFYGVGVFLVSFLISFIAIMVLLIQARALYKRFINSTGFLGDQQWAMIKIVEQRVVFYPIAFFCCWGPAILLGIVKLTVSVNSRICMVLYILQALTAASQGLLNCIVYGWTQHTFRCMKRNACRDIDTQTPLLRSQKKYYASTYPTSTQAAAVATSTAL; encoded by the exons ATGGCCCTCGCAGCGCAGGCGGCCGGGCTCAATGTCACCCGGCTGGACGGGGACTGGCAG ATTTACTCTGCTATAAAATGGATACAGTTTGTCATGGCCACTTTAAG TGTTATAGGTTCCAGCTCAATTATTGCCTATGCTGTCTTTCAAAATGTAGTGAGATCCCCAGAG GTGCGCCCTCTGTTCTACCTGAGCCTCTCTGACCTGTTTCTGGGGATGTGCTGGCTCATTGGGGCGCTTCTCTATACCACGCCAACCACAAATCAAGATGTTGTCTGCTATAATCTTCAAACAACTGGTCAG atattTTATGTAGCCTCTTTTCTGTACACTGTCAACTATACCTGGCATCTGTACATGGATTTAAAGGTGAAATACAATCAGAACCTGTACAGCATGTCCCCTCTG GCTTTAGATCATGCAAATTGCATTGGCCGAATAGCAACAATTTTGTCCAG CGTCATCCCTTTCCTATTAATGGTTCCTGTGTTTTGTCTGGGCAACAGCAGTGATTGCTACCAGAACTTCAGCCAGAACAACGG GTGTCTCCTGATGCACACAGAAGCAGCCATGCTCACTGGCCAGCTGCAAACCCACGGTGGCTCTGTTTGTTCTGTGATATATTTCTATGGTGTTGGAGTCTTCCTGGTCTCTTTCCTGATCAGCTTCATAGCCATTATG GTTCTTCTCATCCAAGCCCGAGCTTTGTACAAAAGGTTCATAAACTCAACAGGATTCCTGGGTGATCAACAGTGGGCAATGATAAAGATAGTGGAACAACGAGTGGTTTTCTACCCTATCGCTTTCTTCTGTTGTTGGGGCCCAG CCATCCTCCTCGGAATAGTGAAGTTGACTGTTTCAGTGAACAGCAGAATCTGCATGGTTCTTTATATTCTACAG GCTCTAACAGCAGCTTCCCAGGGGCTCCTAAACTGCATCGTTTATGGGTGGACCCAGCACACGTTCCGCTGCATGAAACGCAATGCTTGCCGTGACATCGACACACAGACACCTCTCTTACGTTCCCAGAAGAAGTACTATGCCAGCACGTACCCCACCAGCACCCAGGCAGCAGCTGTAGCTACATCCACGGCGTTGTGA
- the TMEM116 gene encoding transmembrane protein 116 isoform X5, protein MQVRSPEVRPLFYLSLSDLFLGMCWLIGALLYTTPTTNQDVVCYNLQTTGQIFYVASFLYTVNYTWHLYMDLKVKYNQNLYSMSPLALDHANCIGRIATILSSVIPFLLMVPVFCLGNSSDCYQNFSQNNGCLLMHTEAAMLTGQLQTHGGSVCSVIYFYGVGVFLVSFLISFIAIMVLLIQARALYKRFINSTGFLGDQQWAMIKIVEQRVVFYPIAFFCCWGPAILLGIVKLTVSVNSRICMVLYILQALTAASQGLLNCIVYGWTQHTFRCMKRNACRDIDTQTPLLRSQKKYYASTYPTSTQAAAVATSTAL, encoded by the exons ATGCA AGTGAGATCCCCAGAG GTGCGCCCTCTGTTCTACCTGAGCCTCTCTGACCTGTTTCTGGGGATGTGCTGGCTCATTGGGGCGCTTCTCTATACCACGCCAACCACAAATCAAGATGTTGTCTGCTATAATCTTCAAACAACTGGTCAG atattTTATGTAGCCTCTTTTCTGTACACTGTCAACTATACCTGGCATCTGTACATGGATTTAAAGGTGAAATACAATCAGAACCTGTACAGCATGTCCCCTCTG GCTTTAGATCATGCAAATTGCATTGGCCGAATAGCAACAATTTTGTCCAG CGTCATCCCTTTCCTATTAATGGTTCCTGTGTTTTGTCTGGGCAACAGCAGTGATTGCTACCAGAACTTCAGCCAGAACAACGG GTGTCTCCTGATGCACACAGAAGCAGCCATGCTCACTGGCCAGCTGCAAACCCACGGTGGCTCTGTTTGTTCTGTGATATATTTCTATGGTGTTGGAGTCTTCCTGGTCTCTTTCCTGATCAGCTTCATAGCCATTATG GTTCTTCTCATCCAAGCCCGAGCTTTGTACAAAAGGTTCATAAACTCAACAGGATTCCTGGGTGATCAACAGTGGGCAATGATAAAGATAGTGGAACAACGAGTGGTTTTCTACCCTATCGCTTTCTTCTGTTGTTGGGGCCCAG CCATCCTCCTCGGAATAGTGAAGTTGACTGTTTCAGTGAACAGCAGAATCTGCATGGTTCTTTATATTCTACAG GCTCTAACAGCAGCTTCCCAGGGGCTCCTAAACTGCATCGTTTATGGGTGGACCCAGCACACGTTCCGCTGCATGAAACGCAATGCTTGCCGTGACATCGACACACAGACACCTCTCTTACGTTCCCAGAAGAAGTACTATGCCAGCACGTACCCCACCAGCACCCAGGCAGCAGCTGTAGCTACATCCACGGCGTTGTGA